From a single Ascaphus truei isolate aAscTru1 chromosome 2, aAscTru1.hap1, whole genome shotgun sequence genomic region:
- the PDSS1 gene encoding all trans-polyprenyl-diphosphate synthase PDSS1 isoform X2: protein MCEYYFDGKGKAFRPMLLVLMAQACNTHYNNFRGIHPTQRSIAIIAEMIHTASLVHDDVIDGANSRRGKNTVNQIWGEKNAVLAGDFILSAASVALARIGNTTVISVLSPVLEDLVRGEFLQLGSKENENERFAHYLEKTFKKTASLIANSCKAVSILACPDPKVHEIAYQYGKNVGIAFQLIDDVLDFTSCADKLGKPTAADLRLGLATGPVLFACLQFPELNAMIMRRFTSPGDVERTWQYVRQSDGVHQTTYLAQRYCSEAIKELNKLQPSPERDALVQLTETVLTRDK, encoded by the exons ATGTGTGAATATTATTTTGACGGCAAAGGGAAAGCTTTTAGACCAATGCTGCTTGTGCTAATGGCGCAAGCGTGCAATACCCATTATAATAACTTCCG AGGTATACACCCAACCCAACGCTCCATAGCTATCATTGCTGAAATGATCCACACTGCCAGTCTGGTTCATGATGATGTGATCGATGGCGCAAACTCTCGAAGGGGGAAGAACACCGTCAATCAgatctggggggaaaaaaat GCTGTTCTTGCTGGAGATTTCAttctttctgcagcttctgtgGCCTTGGCACGCATTGGGAACACAACGGTTATATCTGTGCTTTCTCCAGTCCTTGAAGATTTGGTGCGTG gtgaatTTCTTCAATTGGGCTCAAAAGAGAATGAAAATGAAAGATTTGCTCACTACCTCGAAAAGACCTTTAAGAAGACTGCAAGCCTAATAGCCAACAGCTGTAAAGCA GTGTCAATCTTGGCCTGTCCTGATCCAAAGGTTCATGAGATTGCATACCAGTATGGGAAGAATGTAGGCATAGCTTTTCAG CTAATAGACGATGTGTTGGATTTTACATCTTGTGCTGATAAATTGGGAAAACCAACCGCCGCCGATCTCAGACTGGGATTGGCAACAGGCCCTGTTTTATTTGCTTGTCTACAG TTCCCGGAGTTGAATGCAATGATAATGAGAAGATTCACTTCACCAGGGGACGTTGAGCGAACGTGGCAATATGTCCGTCAG AGTGACGGTGTTCACCAAACAACCTACCTCGCACAGCGGTACTGCAGCGAAGCAATCAAAGAGCTCAACAAGCTGCAGCCGTCCCCGGAGCGAGATGCACTCGTTCAACTTACAGAAACTGTGTTGACCAGGGACAAATGA